One Methylosinus sp. LW4 genomic region harbors:
- a CDS encoding MotA/TolQ/ExbB proton channel family protein, with protein sequence MSDPAIGAASAAVAHALSPVELFLQADSIVKTVIVLLLLASAWGWAVIAEKLIRLTLLHRRATALIESVQSDLPVTEVAPAFLAAPASDPLAQVYKAAVEEYQRSSDLVVSEGQRDALQERVHRVSVLASAAALDQLQKRLPGLATIGAVGPFVGLFGTVWGIMNSFQGIAASNNTSLAVVAPGIAEALFATALGLVAAIPAVVFYNRISGDIGAYGKRVTAFIGVFEVELSRHLSRKGERHGLRVA encoded by the coding sequence ATGAGTGATCCAGCAATCGGCGCGGCTTCGGCCGCCGTCGCCCACGCCCTCTCACCGGTCGAGCTGTTTCTGCAGGCGGATTCGATCGTCAAGACCGTCATCGTGCTGCTGCTGCTCGCCTCGGCGTGGGGCTGGGCGGTGATCGCCGAGAAGCTCATCCGCCTGACGCTGCTGCATCGCCGCGCGACCGCGCTCATCGAGAGCGTTCAGAGCGATCTTCCGGTGACGGAGGTCGCGCCCGCCTTCCTCGCCGCGCCGGCCAGCGACCCTCTGGCGCAGGTCTACAAGGCCGCGGTGGAGGAGTATCAGCGCTCTTCCGATCTCGTCGTCTCCGAGGGCCAGCGCGACGCTCTGCAGGAGCGCGTGCATCGCGTCTCCGTGCTGGCCAGCGCCGCCGCGCTCGATCAGCTCCAGAAGCGTCTGCCGGGACTGGCCACCATCGGCGCCGTCGGGCCTTTCGTCGGCCTGTTCGGCACGGTTTGGGGCATTATGAACTCCTTTCAAGGCATCGCCGCCTCCAACAACACCAGCCTCGCCGTGGTCGCGCCCGGCATCGCCGAGGCGTTGTTCGCCACCGCGCTCGGCCTCGTCGCCGCTATTCCGGCGGTGGTCTTCTACAACCGCATCAGCGGCGACATCGGCGCTTACGGCAAGCGCGTGACCGCCTTCATTGGCGTCTTCGAGGTCGAGCTGTCCCGTCATCTGTCGCGCAAGGGAGAGCGTCATGGCCTTCGCGTTGCGTAA
- a CDS encoding NAD(P)/FAD-dependent oxidoreductase, producing MSSFSCRSPTIPLAPPTPNCVIVGGGPAGLFAADLLARQGASVTVYERKPSVARKFLMAGRGGLNITHSEPLDRLIARYGEAADRLGPIIGAFPPQRLRDYCAELGEETFVGSSGRVFPRSFKASPLLRALLARLAANGVRIETRASFEGFAESGALLIADGSGERREIAAGAVILALGGASWPRLGADGGWVETLRAKGVEIAPLLPANCAVVIDWPADFAKAFEGTPLKTIALRHGEARVLGDIVITRTGLEGGPVYALASALGRALARGEGAALHIDLRPSSTAEALAQRLARPREKQSLATFLRKTLRLTKSEIALLRLSGPLPHEAEALAERVKNLPLVIAATAGLERAISTAGGLRFAALDDDLMLKRLPGVFVAGEMLDFDAPTGGYLLQASFSSAFVAARGAARRLGLTEPK from the coding sequence CTGTCCTCGTTTTCGTGCCGGAGCCCGACCATCCCGCTCGCCCCACCCACGCCGAATTGCGTCATCGTCGGCGGCGGGCCGGCCGGCCTCTTCGCCGCCGATCTGCTCGCGCGGCAGGGCGCGAGCGTGACCGTCTATGAGCGCAAGCCGAGCGTCGCCCGCAAATTTCTGATGGCCGGGCGCGGCGGCCTCAATATCACGCATAGCGAGCCGCTCGATAGGCTTATCGCCCGTTATGGCGAAGCCGCAGATCGGCTCGGCCCGATCATCGGCGCCTTTCCGCCGCAGCGCCTGCGCGACTATTGCGCCGAGCTGGGAGAGGAGACCTTCGTCGGCTCCAGCGGGCGCGTGTTTCCGAGGAGCTTCAAGGCTTCGCCGCTGCTGCGGGCGCTGCTGGCGCGGCTCGCCGCCAATGGCGTCCGCATAGAGACGCGCGCTTCTTTCGAAGGCTTTGCGGAGAGCGGCGCATTGCTGATCGCGGATGGAAGCGGCGAGCGCCGCGAGATCGCCGCCGGGGCCGTGATTCTGGCGCTCGGCGGCGCCTCCTGGCCGCGGCTCGGCGCCGATGGCGGCTGGGTCGAGACGCTGCGGGCGAAGGGCGTCGAGATCGCGCCGCTCCTTCCCGCCAATTGCGCCGTCGTCATCGATTGGCCGGCCGATTTCGCAAAGGCTTTCGAGGGGACGCCGCTGAAGACGATCGCCTTGCGCCATGGCGAGGCGCGCGTTCTCGGCGACATTGTAATCACGCGCACGGGGCTCGAAGGCGGTCCCGTCTATGCGCTCGCTTCCGCGCTCGGACGCGCGCTCGCGCGAGGCGAGGGCGCCGCATTGCACATCGATCTGCGGCCCAGCAGCACGGCGGAAGCGCTCGCGCAAAGGCTGGCGCGCCCGCGCGAAAAGCAATCGCTCGCGACCTTTCTGCGCAAGACGCTGCGGCTGACCAAATCGGAGATCGCGCTGCTGCGCCTCTCCGGCCCATTGCCGCACGAGGCCGAAGCGCTCGCCGAGCGCGTGAAAAATCTGCCGCTCGTCATTGCCGCGACGGCCGGCCTCGAGCGCGCGATCTCCACCGCCGGCGGCCTGCGCTTCGCGGCGCTCGACGACGATCTGATGCTGAAGAGGCTTCCCGGCGTCTTCGTCGCGGGCGAGATGCTGGATTTCGACGCGCCCACCGGCGGCTATCTGCTTCAGGCGAGCTTTTCGAGCGCTTTCGTGGCGGCGCGCGGCGCAGCGCGGCGCCTCGGGCTGACCGAGCCGAAATGA
- a CDS encoding RluA family pseudouridine synthase has product MREGVAEIALVDEEDDILFSFEVPPEAAGARLDRFLAERPELVAAHLSRTRLKALIEDGRLTIGAAAARDASRRLAAGDSVTLAVPPPEPAEPQPENIPLNVVFEDAHLLVVDKPAGLVVHPAHGHETGTLVNALLAHCGASLSGIGGVKKPGIVHRIDKDTSGLLVVAKTDAAHKGLSRLFEDHGRKLHLVREYLAFVWGAPERRHGVIEAPIGRHSTQREKMAVVPEERGREAVTHWELVENFGPASLVACQLETGRTHQIRVHMAHIGHPLIGDAAYGAGFKTKTALLAPAARAAVETLGRQALHAASLGFTHPVTREELMFESELPEDLTALQKALEAS; this is encoded by the coding sequence ATGCGCGAAGGCGTCGCAGAAATCGCTTTGGTCGATGAGGAAGACGATATTCTGTTCTCCTTCGAGGTTCCGCCGGAGGCGGCGGGGGCGCGGCTCGATCGTTTCCTCGCCGAGCGGCCCGAGCTCGTCGCCGCGCATCTCTCCCGCACGCGGCTCAAAGCGCTGATCGAGGATGGGCGGCTGACGATCGGCGCCGCCGCCGCGCGCGACGCCAGCCGCCGCCTCGCCGCGGGCGATTCCGTCACCCTCGCCGTGCCGCCGCCGGAGCCCGCCGAGCCGCAGCCCGAGAATATTCCGCTGAATGTCGTGTTCGAGGACGCGCATCTTCTGGTCGTCGACAAGCCCGCCGGGCTGGTGGTGCATCCCGCCCATGGCCATGAAACGGGAACGCTGGTCAACGCCCTGCTCGCCCATTGCGGCGCCAGCCTCTCCGGCATAGGCGGCGTCAAAAAGCCCGGCATCGTGCATCGCATCGACAAGGACACCTCCGGCCTGCTGGTCGTCGCCAAGACCGACGCGGCGCATAAGGGCCTGTCGCGCCTTTTCGAGGATCATGGCCGCAAGCTGCATCTGGTGCGCGAATATCTCGCCTTCGTCTGGGGCGCGCCGGAGCGCCGCCATGGCGTCATAGAGGCGCCCATCGGCCGCCACTCGACGCAGCGCGAGAAAATGGCCGTCGTGCCCGAGGAGCGCGGCCGCGAGGCGGTGACGCATTGGGAGTTGGTCGAGAACTTCGGACCCGCTTCGCTCGTGGCCTGCCAGCTGGAGACCGGCCGCACCCATCAGATCCGCGTGCATATGGCCCATATCGGCCATCCGCTGATCGGCGACGCTGCCTATGGCGCCGGCTTCAAGACCAAGACCGCCCTGCTCGCGCCCGCCGCCCGCGCCGCCGTGGAGACGCTCGGCCGCCAGGCGCTGCACGCGGCCTCGCTCGGATTCACCCATCCGGTGACGCGCGAGGAGCTGATGTTCGAGAGCGAATTGCCGGAAGACCTCACGGCTTTGCAGAAGGCGCTCGAAGCGAGCTGA
- a CDS encoding DUF2267 domain-containing protein, with product MPIPMEYQHASEEFERFLRLVVERTGLTTRNQAYTTAQGVLLTFRRRLEISDAIRFAAALPPVLRAIFVADWDMEEPPRPFSSRAALTEEVRSLRRDHNFSPDSAIVDVAGALRACVDEAAFDRLLATLPPGAAEFWRLAPPG from the coding sequence ATGCCGATTCCGATGGAGTATCAGCACGCCTCAGAGGAGTTCGAGCGCTTCCTGCGGCTCGTCGTCGAACGCACAGGGCTGACGACGCGCAATCAGGCCTATACGACGGCGCAGGGCGTCCTGCTGACATTCCGCCGACGTCTCGAAATCTCTGACGCGATACGCTTCGCCGCCGCGCTTCCTCCGGTGCTGCGCGCGATATTCGTCGCCGATTGGGACATGGAGGAGCCGCCGCGTCCATTCTCGTCCCGAGCGGCGCTGACGGAGGAAGTCCGATCCTTGCGGCGCGACCATAATTTTTCGCCCGACAGCGCCATCGTCGATGTCGCCGGCGCTCTGCGCGCCTGCGTGGACGAGGCGGCTTTCGATCGCCTGCTGGCGACGCTCCCGCCCGGCGCCGCGGAGTTCTGGAGGCTCGCCCCACCCGGCTGA
- a CDS encoding LysR family transcriptional regulator yields the protein MDWEDLRFFLALSRCGSLSAAARELDVDHATVGRRIAALEASLGLRLIDRLPRSRPLTEDGAAIAAVAERMESLAEDVLLRSRGAALTLAGAVRVSLPPVLATFCVAPRIEALRRVHPRLKLTLLASATFAALDRGEADIAIRMSRPEEESAVARRVGVMRFGLYASADVARRPPEQWEFVGFDESLGHLAQQAWLRKFAGARRIVFEANDLFAQQAAARAGAGAAVLPDFMGDDDPGLVGLSIEPPPPERDLWLIAYPDLRRSAAVRAVMDFLADCIAAEPRLRP from the coding sequence ATGGATTGGGAGGACCTCCGCTTTTTCTTGGCGCTGTCGCGTTGCGGCTCGTTGTCGGCTGCGGCGCGCGAGCTCGATGTCGACCATGCGACGGTCGGACGCCGCATCGCCGCCCTGGAAGCGTCGTTGGGGCTGCGGCTGATCGATCGTCTGCCGCGCAGCCGGCCGCTCACCGAAGATGGCGCGGCGATCGCCGCAGTGGCGGAACGAATGGAATCGCTCGCCGAAGACGTGCTGCTGCGCTCGCGCGGCGCAGCGCTGACGCTCGCCGGCGCGGTACGCGTCTCGCTGCCGCCCGTGCTTGCGACGTTCTGTGTCGCGCCGCGCATAGAGGCGCTGCGACGGGTCCATCCGCGATTGAAGCTGACGCTGCTCGCCTCCGCCACCTTCGCGGCGCTCGATCGCGGCGAGGCGGACATAGCGATCCGAATGAGCCGGCCGGAGGAGGAGAGCGCCGTCGCGCGGCGCGTGGGCGTCATGCGTTTCGGTCTCTACGCCAGCGCCGATGTCGCGCGGCGGCCGCCGGAGCAATGGGAGTTCGTCGGCTTCGACGAATCGCTCGGCCATCTGGCGCAGCAGGCTTGGCTCCGCAAATTCGCGGGCGCGCGCAGAATCGTCTTCGAGGCCAATGATCTCTTCGCGCAGCAGGCCGCCGCCCGCGCCGGAGCAGGAGCGGCGGTTCTTCCCGATTTCATGGGCGACGACGATCCGGGGCTCGTCGGCTTGTCGATCGAGCCGCCGCCGCCCGAGCGCGATCTGTGGCTGATCGCCTATCCCGATCTGCGCCGCTCGGCGGCGGTTCGCGCGGTCATGGATTTTCTCGCGGATTGCATCGCCGCCGAGCCGCGCTTGCGGCCGTGA
- a CDS encoding zinc-dependent alcohol dehydrogenase family protein: MSRIIRFHRLGGPEVLQIDEMEIGAPKPGEIRLRVRAIGLNRAESMFRSGAYIEAARLPSLLGYEASGEIEAMGEGVTGFSVGDAVSTMPAFSMTEYGVYGDAAIVPAHAVVKHPKSLSWSEAAAIWMQYVTAYGALVEIGGVSAGDRVIVTAASSSVGLAAIQIARAAGATPIAVTRKNAKREALLKAGASHVVVTESEDLVEKTQRITEGKGARLVFDPIGGAGVEALAEAAAIGGTIFLYGALSSEPTPFPLFAAIRKQLTLRGYTLFSVTLDRQKRERGVRFILDGLATGSLRPIIARSFPLERIVEAHRFLESNEQIGKVVVTV, translated from the coding sequence ATGTCGCGCATCATTCGCTTTCATCGTCTCGGCGGCCCGGAAGTTCTCCAGATCGACGAGATGGAGATCGGCGCGCCGAAGCCCGGCGAGATCAGGCTGCGCGTCCGCGCGATCGGCCTCAATCGCGCCGAATCCATGTTCCGCTCCGGCGCCTATATCGAGGCGGCGCGCCTGCCCTCCCTGCTCGGCTATGAGGCCTCGGGCGAGATAGAGGCGATGGGCGAAGGCGTGACGGGCTTTTCCGTCGGCGACGCCGTGAGCACCATGCCGGCTTTCTCCATGACCGAATATGGCGTCTATGGCGACGCCGCCATCGTTCCCGCTCATGCGGTTGTGAAGCACCCGAAATCGCTGTCCTGGAGCGAGGCGGCGGCGATCTGGATGCAATATGTCACCGCCTATGGCGCGCTGGTCGAGATCGGCGGCGTCTCCGCCGGCGATCGGGTGATCGTCACCGCGGCGTCGAGCAGCGTCGGCCTCGCCGCCATACAGATCGCCAGAGCCGCCGGCGCGACGCCGATCGCCGTCACGCGCAAAAACGCCAAGCGTGAGGCTTTGCTGAAAGCGGGCGCGAGCCATGTCGTCGTGACCGAGAGCGAAGACCTCGTCGAAAAGACGCAGCGCATTACCGAAGGCAAAGGCGCGCGTCTCGTCTTCGATCCGATCGGCGGGGCGGGCGTCGAAGCGCTCGCCGAAGCGGCGGCTATCGGCGGAACCATTTTTCTCTATGGCGCGCTTTCCAGCGAGCCGACGCCTTTTCCCTTGTTCGCCGCCATTCGCAAGCAGCTCACGCTACGCGGCTACACGCTATTCTCAGTGACGCTCGATCGGCAAAAGCGCGAGCGCGGCGTGCGCTTCATTCTGGACGGATTGGCGACGGGGAGCCTCAGGCCCATCATCGCGCGCAGCTTTCCGCTGGAGCGGATCGTCGAGGCGCATCGCTTTCTCGAGTCGAACGAGCAGATCGGCAAGGTCGTCGTGACGGTCTGA
- the rpoH gene encoding RNA polymerase sigma factor RpoH: MANALPIVSGESGLARYLAEIRRFPMLEPQEEYMLAKRWREHEDPQAAQKLVTSHLRLVAKIAMGYRGYGLPIGEIVSEGNVGLMQAVKRFEPDRGFRLATYAMWWIRASIQEYILRSWSLVKMGTTASQKKLFFNLRKAKSKISAFEEGDLTAEHVATIATRLGVSQQDVIEMNRRMAGDASLNAPLREEGEGEWQDWLVDDSSTDQEHVLMHQEESDNRLDALRGALTVLNPRERRIFEARRLSDDPVTLEDLSEEFGVSRERVRQIEVRAFEKVQSAVRAGIARLEALPAASL, encoded by the coding sequence ATGGCGAACGCCCTGCCCATCGTCTCCGGTGAAAGCGGCCTCGCGCGGTACCTCGCCGAGATCCGCCGGTTCCCCATGCTGGAGCCGCAGGAAGAATATATGCTCGCAAAGCGCTGGCGCGAGCACGAGGACCCACAGGCCGCGCAAAAGCTCGTCACCTCCCACCTTCGGCTCGTCGCCAAGATCGCCATGGGCTATCGCGGCTATGGCCTGCCGATCGGCGAGATCGTGTCCGAGGGCAATGTCGGCCTGATGCAGGCCGTCAAGCGCTTCGAGCCGGACCGCGGCTTTCGGCTGGCGACCTACGCCATGTGGTGGATCCGCGCCTCGATCCAGGAATATATCCTGCGCTCCTGGTCGCTCGTGAAAATGGGCACCACCGCGAGCCAGAAGAAGCTGTTCTTCAATCTCCGCAAGGCCAAGAGCAAGATTTCGGCCTTCGAGGAGGGCGATCTCACAGCCGAGCATGTCGCGACGATCGCCACCCGCCTCGGCGTCTCGCAGCAGGACGTCATCGAGATGAACCGCCGCATGGCCGGCGACGCCTCGCTGAACGCGCCGTTGCGCGAGGAGGGCGAAGGCGAGTGGCAGGACTGGCTGGTCGACGATTCCTCCACCGATCAGGAGCATGTGCTCATGCATCAGGAGGAGAGCGACAATCGGCTGGACGCGCTGCGCGGCGCGCTGACCGTGCTCAACCCGCGCGAGCGCCGCATCTTCGAGGCGCGCCGCCTCTCCGACGATCCGGTGACGCTCGAGGATTTGTCCGAGGAGTTCGGCGTCTCCCGCGAGCGCGTGCGGCAGATCGAGGTGCGCGCCTTCGAGAAGGTGCAGTCCGCGGTGCGCGCCGGAATTGCGCGGCTCGAGGCGCTGCCCGCGGCCTCGCTCTGA
- the msrP gene encoding protein-methionine-sulfoxide reductase catalytic subunit MsrP — translation MLIRHSPDIAPSEITPRSLYLRRREFLAGLGAGLAFAGAAQATPLAAMRSPFSTDEPKTPKVDVLAYNNFYEFGGRKSDPADNAHTLTTKPWKVRIDGLVAKPADYQLEDLIKPSALEERVYRMRCVEGWSMVIPWIGVQLSEILKRAEPLGSAKYVAFETLVRPEEMPGQKGLLQLLPWPYVEGLRLDEALHPLTILATGLYGETLPNQNGAPLRLVVPWKYGFKGVKSIVRISLTETQPKTSWNIQNPREYGFYSNVNPNVDHPRWSQATERRIGEGGLFAKRRPTLMYNGYADQVASLYGGMDLERYF, via the coding sequence ATGCTGATTCGTCATTCGCCCGATATCGCCCCATCCGAAATCACGCCGCGCTCCCTCTATCTGCGGCGGCGCGAGTTTCTCGCCGGCCTCGGCGCGGGCCTCGCCTTCGCGGGCGCGGCTCAGGCGACGCCGCTCGCCGCCATGCGCAGCCCGTTCTCGACCGACGAGCCCAAGACGCCGAAGGTCGATGTGCTGGCCTATAATAATTTCTACGAGTTCGGCGGCCGCAAGAGCGATCCGGCCGACAACGCCCATACGCTCACCACCAAGCCATGGAAGGTGCGGATCGACGGGCTCGTCGCCAAGCCGGCGGATTATCAGCTCGAGGATCTCATAAAGCCGTCCGCTCTCGAGGAGCGCGTCTATCGCATGCGCTGCGTCGAAGGCTGGTCCATGGTCATTCCCTGGATCGGCGTGCAGCTCTCCGAAATTCTGAAGCGCGCCGAGCCTCTGGGCTCCGCCAAATATGTCGCCTTCGAGACTCTGGTGCGGCCGGAGGAGATGCCCGGCCAGAAGGGTCTGCTGCAGCTTCTGCCCTGGCCCTATGTCGAGGGGCTGCGGCTCGACGAGGCGCTCCATCCGCTCACAATTCTCGCCACCGGCCTCTATGGCGAGACGCTGCCCAATCAGAATGGCGCGCCGCTGCGGCTCGTGGTTCCGTGGAAATATGGCTTCAAGGGCGTCAAATCCATCGTGCGCATCTCGCTCACCGAGACGCAGCCGAAGACGTCCTGGAACATTCAGAATCCGCGCGAATACGGCTTCTATTCCAACGTCAATCCGAACGTCGATCATCCGCGCTGGAGCCAGGCGACGGAGCGGCGCATCGGCGAGGGCGGGCTCTTCGCCAAAAGGCGGCCGACGCTGATGTATAATGGCTATGCCGATCAGGTCGCCTCGCTCTATGGCGGCATGGACCTCGAGCGGTATTTCTGA
- the msrQ gene encoding protein-methionine-sulfoxide reductase heme-binding subunit MsrQ yields MRAALRIPKLAVYVAGLIPAAWTFYLGLEDRLGPEPIKTLEQALGLWSLRFLLLCLLISPLRRAAGVDLLRYRRALGLLAFYYAALHLSAYVALDHGFDWTAIGHDILKRPYVTIGMAAFVILVPLAATSNNAAIRRLGGKAWVRLHRLVYVAAILAAAHFLLIVKSWPAEPLLYAAATAVLLAVRAFPAVLRRARTALAA; encoded by the coding sequence ATGCGCGCCGCTCTCCGCATTCCGAAGCTCGCCGTCTATGTCGCGGGCCTCATTCCGGCGGCCTGGACCTTTTATCTCGGCCTCGAGGACCGGCTGGGGCCGGAGCCGATCAAGACGCTGGAGCAAGCGCTCGGGCTGTGGTCGCTGCGCTTTCTGCTGCTGTGCCTGCTGATCTCGCCGCTGCGCCGCGCGGCGGGCGTCGATCTCTTGCGCTATCGCCGGGCCCTGGGGCTGCTCGCCTTCTATTATGCGGCGCTGCATCTTTCCGCCTATGTCGCGCTGGATCACGGCTTCGACTGGACCGCCATCGGCCACGATATTTTGAAACGGCCTTATGTGACGATCGGCATGGCGGCTTTCGTCATCCTCGTCCCTCTGGCCGCGACCTCCAATAACGCCGCGATCCGCCGGCTCGGCGGCAAGGCGTGGGTGCGGCTGCATCGTCTCGTCTATGTCGCCGCAATATTGGCGGCGGCGCATTTTCTGCTGATCGTGAAATCCTGGCCGGCGGAGCCTCTGCTCTACGCGGCCGCGACCGCCGTCCTGCTGGCCGTGCGGGCGTTTCCCGCCGTGCTGCGCCGCGCGCGAACGGCTTTGGCGGCTTGA
- a CDS encoding 3-hydroxybutyryl-CoA dehydrogenase gives MGSEIRKIGIVGAGQMGKGIAQVCAVAGFDVALNDLSESRIDAGLDDIATHLAKAVERGQIDEEARKAAVARIHPAKDYAAFSDSDLVIEAATENEEVKRGILTELGPKLRPGAFIGTNTSSISITRLAAVTGRPEQFIGIHFMNPVPKMQLVEVIRGIATEDKTFEAAKQFIGELGKTVTVSEDFPAFIVNRILLPMINEAIYTLYEGVGSVEAIDTAMKLGANHPMGPLQLADFIGLDVCLSVMQVLHEGLADSKYRPCPLLVKYVEAGWLGRKTQRGFYDYRSGTPVPTR, from the coding sequence ATGGGCTCTGAAATTCGCAAGATCGGCATTGTCGGCGCCGGGCAGATGGGCAAGGGCATTGCCCAGGTCTGCGCGGTCGCGGGTTTCGATGTGGCGCTCAACGACCTCTCCGAGAGCCGCATCGACGCCGGCCTGGACGATATAGCGACGCATCTCGCCAAGGCGGTGGAGCGCGGCCAGATCGACGAGGAGGCCCGCAAGGCCGCCGTCGCCCGCATCCATCCGGCCAAGGATTACGCCGCTTTTTCGGACAGCGACCTCGTGATCGAGGCCGCCACCGAGAATGAGGAGGTCAAGCGCGGCATCCTCACCGAGCTCGGCCCCAAGTTGCGGCCGGGCGCCTTCATCGGCACCAACACCTCCTCCATCTCCATCACCCGCCTCGCCGCGGTGACGGGGCGGCCGGAGCAGTTCATCGGCATTCATTTCATGAATCCGGTGCCGAAGATGCAGCTCGTCGAGGTGATTCGCGGCATCGCCACCGAGGACAAGACCTTCGAGGCGGCCAAGCAGTTCATCGGCGAGCTCGGCAAGACGGTGACGGTGTCGGAGGATTTTCCGGCCTTCATCGTCAATCGCATCCTGCTGCCGATGATAAACGAGGCGATCTACACGCTCTATGAGGGCGTCGGCTCGGTGGAGGCGATCGACACGGCGATGAAGCTCGGCGCCAATCATCCGATGGGTCCGCTGCAGCTCGCCGATTTCATCGGCCTCGACGTCTGCCTCTCGGTGATGCAGGTGCTGCACGAGGGGCTGGCCGACTCCAAATATCGGCCCTGTCCGCTGCTGGTGAAATATGTCGAGGCCGGTTGGCTCGGCCGCAAGACGCAGCGCGGCTTCTACGATTACCGCAGCGGCACGCCGGTCCCGACGCGCTGA
- a CDS encoding electron transfer flavoprotein subunit alpha/FixB family protein codes for MTALIVAEVTESALAPSTAKALTAALQIGGGVHILVAGENVGPAAEAAAKLSGVEKVLVADSAAYGHHLAEPLAALIVGLAGGYDAILAPSTSSSKNVLPRVAALLDVAQLSDIIKVVSADTFERPIYAGNAIQTVRSKDAKKVITVRTASFTATGEGGSASIEAIGAGSDPAVSSFKSEALAKSERPELTAAKIIVSGGRGLASSENFKEYIEPVATRLGAAIGASRAAVDAGYAPNDLQVGQTGKVVAPDLYVAVGISGAIQHLAGMKDSKVIVAINKDEEAPIFQVADYGLVADLFPTLKELDAELAKAGR; via the coding sequence ATGACGGCGCTCATCGTCGCGGAAGTCACAGAGTCCGCGCTCGCCCCCTCCACCGCCAAGGCGCTGACGGCGGCGCTGCAGATCGGCGGCGGCGTTCATATTCTCGTCGCGGGCGAGAATGTCGGTCCGGCGGCCGAGGCCGCGGCCAAGCTCTCGGGCGTCGAGAAAGTGCTCGTCGCCGACAGCGCGGCCTATGGCCATCACCTGGCGGAGCCGCTGGCGGCGCTGATCGTCGGCCTCGCCGGCGGTTATGACGCCATTCTCGCGCCCTCCACCTCCAGCTCGAAGAATGTGCTGCCGCGCGTCGCCGCTCTGCTCGACGTGGCGCAGCTGTCGGACATCATCAAGGTCGTCTCCGCCGACACGTTCGAGCGGCCGATCTACGCCGGCAACGCCATTCAGACCGTGCGCTCCAAGGACGCCAAAAAGGTCATCACCGTGCGCACCGCCTCCTTCACGGCGACGGGCGAGGGCGGCTCCGCTTCGATCGAGGCGATCGGCGCGGGCTCCGATCCGGCCGTGTCGAGCTTCAAGAGCGAGGCGCTGGCCAAGTCGGAGCGGCCGGAGCTGACGGCGGCCAAGATCATCGTCTCGGGTGGCCGCGGCCTGGCGAGCTCGGAGAATTTCAAGGAATATATCGAGCCCGTGGCGACGCGTCTCGGCGCGGCCATCGGCGCCTCGCGCGCGGCCGTCGACGCCGGCTACGCCCCCAATGATCTGCAGGTCGGCCAGACCGGCAAGGTGGTGGCGCCGGACCTCTATGTCGCCGTCGGCATTTCGGGCGCGATCCAGCATCTCGCCGGCATGAAGGACTCCAAGGTCATCGTCGCGATCAACAAGGACGAGGAGGCGCCGATCTTCCAGGTGGCCGACTATGGCCTCGTCGCGGATCTCTTCCCGACCTTGAAGGAGCTCGACGCCGAGCTGGCCAAGGCCGGCCGCTGA
- a CDS encoding electron transfer flavoprotein subunit beta/FixA family protein, with product MKVLVPVKRVVDYNVKIRVKPDGSGVDVANVKFSMNPFDEIAVEEAIRLKEAGKATEVVLVTIGPAKADETLRAGLAIGADRGIHVKTDELVEPLAVAKILAKIVADEAPGLVILGKQAIDDDSNQTGQMLAALLGWGQGTFASKVEIAEGSVDVTREVDGGLQTVTLKLPAVVTTDLRLNEPRYASLPNIIKAKKKEVAAKTPADYGVDITPRLEVLKTAEPPARKAGIKVGSVPELLEKLKTAGVL from the coding sequence ATGAAGGTTCTCGTGCCCGTCAAACGGGTCGTCGACTACAATGTGAAGATCAGGGTGAAGCCGGACGGTTCGGGCGTCGACGTCGCCAATGTGAAATTTTCGATGAATCCTTTCGACGAGATCGCCGTCGAGGAGGCCATTCGCCTGAAGGAGGCCGGCAAGGCGACGGAAGTCGTGCTCGTCACCATCGGCCCGGCCAAGGCGGACGAGACTCTGCGCGCCGGATTGGCCATCGGCGCCGACCGCGGCATTCACGTCAAGACCGACGAGCTGGTGGAGCCGCTGGCGGTCGCCAAGATTCTCGCCAAGATCGTCGCCGATGAGGCTCCCGGCCTCGTCATTCTCGGCAAGCAGGCGATCGACGACGACAGCAATCAGACCGGCCAGATGCTCGCCGCTCTGCTCGGCTGGGGCCAGGGCACCTTCGCCTCCAAGGTGGAGATCGCCGAGGGCTCCGTCGATGTGACGCGCGAGGTCGACGGCGGCCTGCAGACGGTGACGCTGAAGCTGCCGGCCGTGGTGACGACGGATCTGCGCCTCAACGAGCCGCGCTACGCCAGCCTGCCGAACATCATCAAGGCGAAAAAGAAAGAGGTCGCGGCCAAGACCCCGGCCGATTACGGCGTCGACATCACGCCGCGCCTCGAGGTGCTGAAGACGGCCGAGCCGCCGGCCCGCAAGGCCGGCATAAAGGTCGGCTCCGTCCCCGAATTGCTGGAAAAGCTCAAGACTGCGGGAGTTCTGTAA